The following coding sequences lie in one Cannabis sativa cultivar Pink pepper isolate KNU-18-1 chromosome 5, ASM2916894v1, whole genome shotgun sequence genomic window:
- the LOC115717270 gene encoding ATP-dependent Clp protease ATP-binding subunit CLPT1, chloroplastic: protein MASYTLSAVVVVPSSTSQSSSGSHYRASCPLLSWRLNRYDLSTSFIGRQLSIRPSNLMHLATKHRPAIATVLFSLPTAKPERTPQEKSPKWSARAIRSFAMAELEARKLKYPNTGTEALLMGILVEGTSIAAKFLRENGITLFKVREETVNLLGKSDMYYFSPEHPPLTEPAQRALDWAVDQKLSSGEEGEITVSHLLLGVWSEKLSAGHKILASLGFDDEKAKELGKSMDKDCVLSFK from the exons ATGGCGTCCTATACTCTCTCTGCTGTCGTAGTTGTTCCATCTTCAACTTCACAATCTTCTTCCGGGAGCCACTATAGAGCTTCTTGTCCCCTCCTCTCATGGCGTCTGAATCGATACGACCTATCCACCTCCTTTATTGGTCGCCAGCTCTCGATTCGGCCCTCCAATTTGATGCATTTGGCTACGAAGCATCGGCCAGCTATTGCCACAGTGCTCTTCAGCCTCCCAACTGC GAAACCAGAGAGGACTCCTCAGGAGAAATCCCCAAA ATGGTCCGCGAGGGCGATAAGGTCGTTTGCTATGGCGGAGTTAGAAGCGAGAAAGCTCAAGTATCCCAATACTGGCACAGAAGCACTTCTGATGGGGATTTTGGTCGAGG GAACGAGTATAGCTGCAAAATTTTTAAGAGAAAATGGAATCACACTTTTCAAGGTGCGAGAAGAAACTGTAAATTTACTTGGAAAATCTGATATGTACTATTTCAGTCCCGAGCATCCTCCATTAACTGAACCAGCTCAGAGAGCCCTTGACTGGGCTGTTGATCAGAAACTAAGCTCAG GTGAAGAAGGGGAAATAACGGTATCTCATCTACTTCTAGGGGTTTGGTCTGAGAAATTGTCAGCTGGTCACAAAATATTGGCATCCCTAGGTTTTGATGATGAGAAAGCCAAAGAACTTGGCAAATCC ATGGACAAGGATTGTGTTTTAAGCTTTAAATAA